CGTGCGATGTCGCGCACCACCCACTTGCCGCGCGTGATCTGCCGCTTCACGCGTCCGGTCGCGGCATCGACCAGATACAAATGTCGCCAGCCGTCGCGCTCCGACGCCCAGATCAGCTCGTGTCCCTCACCCTTCACGTCGTGCGCGAAGCGGCGATCGTTGAAGACGAACGTCGCGGCATCCTCGCTCACCGCCGCATGCGCCGCGCCGGTCGCGGCATCGACCGCCACCACCTTGGCGTGCTGGAAGCCGCGGCGCAGATAACCAAACGCGAAGCTGCGCCCGTCCTTGCGCCACGCGATATCGCCGAGCTGCCACGGGTTCGGGAACAAGGCGTCGTCCACCTCGGTCCGCCGCCCGGTCGCGGCGTCGAACAGCACCGGTCGCTCCTGGTCGATCGCGTCACCGGGCTTGGGATAGAGCTGCTCGGCCAGCACCGGCTGCACCTGCCCGGGTGGGGACGACACCACGCGCGTCACGATGCGGCGATAGCCCGGCCGAACCCGGTACAGCGCGACGTGGCGGCTGTCGGGCGACCAGGCGATCGTCTCCGGATCGTAGAAGTCGCCCGCGCTGCCGTCCTGGCTCCGCCACGCCTCTGCGCCGCCGCCGGCGCGCCGCACGACGAGATTGTCGTCGATCACCAGCGCCTCCCACGCACCGTCCGGCGAGCGCTGCGGCGTGTTGAGCGCCGGCACCTTCAGGTCGCGCACGACCCCGAAGCCGCGCGGGCGCTTGTGCGGTTCGTCGGCTCTGGCGCACGCAAAGTCGGCCAGCGTGCAGCGCCACGCCTCATATCCGATCGCGAAACCGATCGCGCGGCGTCCGTCCTCGAACGCGAACTCCTCGAACGGCAGGCCCAGCGGATCGACCGTCCGTCCCAGCGCCTTGCCCAATCCACGCGCCAACGCCGCAGCATCGAACGCCGCAGTCTTCTCGCGCGTCGCAGCGTCCACGTCGACGAACGCGAACCCGCCCGCCACGGTCTTTCGATAATGGAAGCGCCGACCGTCCGCGTCCCACGTCGCCGGGAAGGCGATGTCGCGCGTCAGCCACTGCCATTCGTCGCGCAGCGCGATCGACCGCGTGATCCGCGGGTCGGTCTCCGCCAGTGCCGGTGCGGCGAGCAGCGCGAGTGCCAGCAACGCCCGCCTCATCGCGCCGCACCCAGCGTGAACGTCCAGTCGATCGGCTTCAGCGGCACGCGGTATTTCATGTGCGGTCGTCCATCCAGGCTCCACCCCGTATCGCCGCCGACCCCGCTCTGCGCGGCGTCGATCAGCAACGTGCCGTCACCGTGCGGGCGGATGTCGCTGCTGTGTGCCTGCGACGCCGGCTTCTCCATCAGGTCGGCATAGGGGAACGGCAGCGCGTTGACCGCCAGCGGCCGGTCGCCCGCGACGCGCACCCCCACGCCGTCGCTGCGCATCACGTCGATCCAGCGCACGTCCTGCTTGGTCCCCGATTCCTGTGGCCGCGCATAGCCGTGATATTGGTCGGCCAGCATCCCCCGCCATTCGCCGATCAGCGCCGCGCTCTTGCGATCGGCATAGCTTTCCCACGGTCCACGACCGTACCAGTGGATGCGGTCGAGCACCGCGGGCATTCGGAACTGCACGCCGACGCGCGGCGGATCGGGCAGATCGTCGCGGAGCGGCACGAAGCGCACCGCCGCGCGCGCCTGCCCGGCTTCGTCCATGGTCCAGCGCGTGACGACCTTCACCGATCCTACGCCCATATCGTGCGTCACGACGATCGCGGCGCCGTCGACCGCCAGCGCGTCGAGCCGGCGGTTGCTGCTGAACTGCTCCCACATCTTGTGCGACTTGGTCGTGCCGGTGCCGACGTCATTGTCGGTCGGCGCCCGCCAGAAATCGGGGGCGCCGCCGGTCAGCAATGTCGCCCCGCCCCGCGCGTAGCGCCGCACCAGTCCGGTCACCTTGTCGATCTCCAGCACCGAATCACGCGCCGTCATCCGCCACACGTCGCCCGCATCGATGGGCGCGACACTGCCAGCAGCTGCCGCCGGCGTGCGCGGCGGGGTAAGCGCGAACTGCTCCCACGCGACGACATGTCCCGCCGCGACCAGCGGGATCGCGCCCTTCGTCGCGCGCGCGCGCAGCACCAGCATCAGCTCCGCTCCTGCGTCACGCGTCGCCGGCAGCGCGAGGGCGAGCGGCGCGCGTGCGCCCGGCGCAACCTGCGGCACCGTGACCGCGCCGCGCGCCACCTCGCGTCCGTCCTCCAGCACCGCATAATCGAGCGTGAAGCGCGACAGGTCGATATGATCGTGCCGGTTCACCACGACATAGCCGCCGCCGCTGCGCTCGAACGCGATCGGCGCATAGACCTTGGCCAGCTCATGATATTCCGGATCGGGCGTCCGGTCTGATCGGATCACCCCGTCGCCGACCGGACTGTCGTCGCCATCCGGCACGAAGTCGCGACCCTGCGCCCAATATTCGCGTCCCTGCGCATCCTTGCGGATGATCGTCTGATCCACCCAGTCCCATATGAACCCGCCCTGCAACTTCTTGTGCGCGTGGATGACGTCCCAGTAATCCTGAAAATTGCCCAGGCTGTTGCCCATTGCGTGCGCATATTCGCACAGGATCAGCGGCTGGGTGAATTCTGGTCGTTCGGCATAATCGACCAGTTTCTCGACGTCGTCGTACATCGGCGCGAAGATATCGACATAGGCGTTGGTCGGATGCCGCCAGCCGCTCATGCTATAGCCGAGGAAATTGACCAGTCGCGTGTCGTCGCGTGCCTTCACCCATTTCGCCGCGGCCTCGAAACTGCTGCCGACGCCGGTCTCGTTGCCCAGCGACCAGAAGATGATGGACGGATGATTCTTGTCGCGCTCGACCATTCGTTCGACACGGTCGAGGTGCGCGGCCTGCCACTCGGGCTTGTAACCAAGCAGCGTATGTCCCGGATCGCCGTTCTGTTGCGCCTTCGCCAGATAGCCGTGGCTCTCGATATTGGCCTCGTCCATCACGTAGAGTCCCATCTCATCGGCAAGATCGTACAGCCGCGGATCGTTGGGATAATGCGACGCGCGCACCGCGTTGATATTGGCCGCCTTCATCAACTCAAGATCGCGGCGCAGCGTCGCTTCCGACACGACGTGGAAGGTGCGCGGATCGTGCTCGTGCCGGTTGACCCCGCGGATCATGATCCGGCGCCCGTTCACCCGCACCTCGCCCGCGGCGATCTCGACCGTGCGGAAGCCGATCCGTCGCGCCGTCGCCTCCACCACGCGTCCCCGCGCATCGAGCAGCTCGACCAGAAGGGTGTAGAGTTCCGGTGTCTCCGCACTCCACGCGCGCACCGCCGGCAGCGTTCCCTCCAGCCGCACGTTGCGTTGCGCATCCGGCACCCCCTCGCGCGTCAGCAGCACACGCCCGCGATCGCGCACGCTCGCGCGCACCCGTGTCGCGGCGTCCTCGCCCGCCACCGCGACGGTCAGCCCCAGCGTGCCGTCGCGATAGCCGTTCGCCAGCCCGGCGCGAACGTCGACGTCGCGCAGGTGCGTGGCCGGCGCGGCGTAGAGCGTCACGCTCCGCTCGATTCCGTTGACCCGCCAGAAATCCTGGTCTTCCAGATAGCTGCCGTCGGCGTAGCGATACAGCTCGATCGCCACCGTATTGCGCCCCGCGTGGATCGCCGCGGTCACGTCGAATTCCGCGGGCAGCTTGGAATCCTCAGAATAGCCGATGCGCTGCCCGTTGACCCACAGGTAATAGGCCGCCCCCGCCGCGCCGACCGTCAGCAACAGCCGTCGTCCCGCGAAATGCGCCGGCACCACCACGTCGCGGCGATACGATCCGACCTCGTTCAGCTTGTGGTCGATCCACGGCTGGTTCATCGGAAACGGATAGCCGGCGCCGACGAACACCGGCGTCCCCTGCCCCTCCGCCTGCAGCATGCCCGGCACCGCGATCGTGACCCAGCCGCTGATGTCGTAATCGGGTCGCTCGAAACCGATCGGCCGCGCTTCCGGATCGGGCGAGTGATGGAACTGCCACTGCCCGTCCAGTGACAGGTGATAGCGCGATCGCGCCGGATCGGCATGCAACGCCGCGCGCGTCGTCTCGAAGCCGTCGAAGGTCGCGTGCATCGGCTCGGCACCGATACGGATCACCTCGGGCCGCTCCCATTCCGCGGGGCCCGGCGTCTGCGCCGTCGCATGCGCGATCGCCAGTGTGGACACCAGCACGCCCAGTGCAACGCGACCTGTCATTCTCTCGTCTCCCGTGGCGGCGGCCGGCACCGGCGCCGGCCGCCGTCGGTGCGTCCTCAGAACTCGGCGGAAAGGCCGACGAAGAAGCTCCGCCCCGCGACGTCATAGATGCCGGGGTAGGTATTGCCATTGCCGAACGACGACAGCACGCCCTGGGCGATCGCCGGCGGATCGCGGTCGAGGAGATTGTTGACGCCGACCCGCAGCGTCAGCTGCTTCATCACCGCCGCCGTCGCCGCAAGGTCGAAGTAATTGGCGACCGGCAGGCGCGAGTTGATGATGTAGGTGTCACCGGTCAGCGACGGATCGGACGTGTTGTACGACAGCTTCGTCGCGCCGATGTAACGCCAGTTGAGCGAGATCGCGCCCTTGTCGTCACTTGACGTCCAGGTGAAGCGCGCCTGATGCCGCCATTCCGGCGACGGTTGCCCGCAGGTCCCGCCGAAGAGGCCCTTGCAGTCATACGACGCCTGCCCCGGCAGCGGCTGCGTGGTCAGGTCGTTCAGCCACGTGCCGAGCATGTCGACGCTGAAGCGACCCACGCCGGTCGGCACCGAATAGCTGGCGCCGATATCCAGGCCGCTGGTGCCGAGCTGGCCGGTGTTCAGGTTCGTCGCGGTCACGTAACCCAGCGTGGTGGCGTCCGCGCCGAACAGCACGCCGTTGCGCGGGTTGCGCTGGAACAGCGAGCAGAAGAACGGATCGCCGGTCGCGAGGCACTGGCTGATCGTCAGCGGCACCGGGATCGTGCCGATGTAATCCTTCACCTTGATGTTGAAGTAGTCGACCGACAGCGTCAGCCGCGGCACGAACGTCGGGGTCAGCACCACGCCCGCGGTGTACGTGTCGGCCTCCTCGGGCTTCAGCGCCGGATTGCCGCCGAAATAGCCGTTGCATGTCTCGCTCGGGCATTCGAGGATCTTGCCGTATTGCTCCGCCTTTACACCGGTCAGCGCGCATTGTGCCAAAGTCGCGGTCGGCGCAACGCCGGCACATGGATCCTTCGCGGTGATGTTGCCGGGCGCGCGGGGATCGAACAACTCGCGGATATTGGGCGCGCGAACCGCGCGATTGTAGCCGCCGCGCAATCGCAGGTCGCGCGACGGAGCCCATGCCACTTCGCCCTTGTACGTCGATACGCCCTTGTCGTTGGTGCTGTACTTGGAATACCGATAGCCGCCGGTCAGCGAAAGTTCTTCGAAGAATGGCCGGTTCTCGACCAGCGGCACGCGCACTTCCGTAAACACTTCAGTGACGTTGAACTCGCCGTTCACCTCCTGAATACCCTTCGCCTGCGACAGCGCATCGGCACGGTAGTCGTAGCTCTCGCGGCGATGCTCGACGCCGACGACCGCGCCGATCCCGGTATCGGCCCATGGCAGTTGCACGCCGAACGCGCCGCCGTCGAAATTGATAGTCCCGGACAGCACGGTCTCCTTGCTGGTGCTGCTGGTGCTGGCCGGAGCATAAATATAGTTCAGCGCCTCGGCGGACGGCCCGCCGAACTGGAAGACGTTGAGCGGCACGCACTTCGGGTCGGTCCCATCGATCACCGACTGGCAGGTCGCCACGCCGTTCACGTTGACGACTTTCAGCGCCTTGTTGGCCTTCGCCGGATCGATATCGTTGCGATAGGTCTCGTTGAACAACACCGTCGAGAACAGCGCGTTGACATCGTAGCGGATACCCGGCGCGATCTGCCCGCGCACCCCGCCGGTCACCCGGTAATCGGTGTGCCGCAAGTCGTCGCGGCGCGGCTGAGCCGGGGCGGCGACCGGGCGGTAGCCGATGTAGGTGTCCTGCGTAGCGCTGCTGCCATAAGCGCTGCCGCACAACAGCTCGCCCTGTTGCGCGCTCATCAGCGGATTGTTGCAGTTGATCGAATAGTTATAGCCCTGGAACAAGGCGGACGGCGCGACCTGTGAATTGGTCTGGTCGTCCATGAACATGAAACTACCGTAAAGCTCGACGGCAGGGTTCACCTTGTAATGCGCCATGGCGCCCGCAGTGTACCGCGTGTCGTCACGCTGGAAATAGTTGAGCGGCGACGTATTGTAGCGGAAGCTGGGATCGTACGGCACCCATGTCTTCTGGCCGTCGCGGGTGTTGTTGTAGCCGGTCGGCGACACACCGTCGCGAAGCGGGCTGAAGAAGCCGAATTCGTTGTTCGACGAACCGCCGCAGATCAGGTCGGTGCGCCCGTCGTTCGGATCGAGCGCGCAGGCCGACACATCGCGATTGTACTGCAGGATCGGCTTGACCTCGCGATACCCGAAGTACGCCGTGACGTTGCCACGATCGTCCGCGAAATTGGCCCCCATGGCGATGTTCGCGTCGAAGCGCTGCCCGTCGACCGGCGTGTTCAGGGCCGGGCTGTAGCCAGCGCCCGTCACGCGCGAGCGATACTTGGCATTGTTGTTGTGGTGCGCGGAGAAGCCGTATTGCACGTCGGTCTTGATACCGTTCAGGTCGTCACGCAGCACGAAGTTGATGACGCCCGATACGGCATCGGAGCCGTAGACCGCCGATGCGCCACCCGTCACCACGTCGGCGCGCTTGATCATGAACGCCGGCACGAAGTTCAGGTCGGTCGCCTGCACCGGCAGGAGTCGCTGCCCGTTGAGCAGCACCAGGTTGCGGTTGCTGCCCAGGTTGCGCAGGTTCACCTGCGAAGTACCGTCCGAACCGTTCGACACGTTTTCGTTCGCGTCCGCCGTCACCTGCGGCAGGCGGTTCAGCACGCTTTCGATGTTCGTCGCACCCTGCAGGCGGATCTCGTTCGCGCCCACCGTGGTGATCGGGCTGTTGCTCATCACGCCGGGCTGCGACAGGCGCGTGCCGGTGACGGTGATCGCCTCGCCCTCCTCCGCGGGCGCCGCGGTGGCCGGACTATCGGTCGTGACCTGCGCGACCGCTGGCAGCGCGCTCCCCAGCGCCAGTGCGGTGACTGCCGCCGACATCAACAATCTGCTCGTGCGTACCATCGTCTACACCCCTCATTTTTATGAGAAGATGATACACACCCGTTCGCGTACATCAAATATATTATACGATACTATCGTATTTTTATTACAGGCTCGACGAAAGCAGCTTTCCCGCCAGTCGATTTGCCCCCCATGAAAGTTCGATTATGGCGTCGCGAACGCCGTCGGCGCAGCTCAGGAAAGCGCGCGCGCATCCTCCAACGTCACGAACTCGCGCCGCAGGTCCAGTACGGTCTGCTCGATGTGCGCATACATCCGCTCGGTTACCAGCGACAGGTCGCGCGCCAGCCAGCTATCCAGCAATTGCGCATGTTCGTCGTTGGCGCGCTGGTCGCGCCCGCGCGGCTCGAGGTGCTTGCGGACATAACGCTCGCCCAGCACGTGCAGCCGCTCCAGCATCGTCGTCGTGATCGGCTGGCGTGACGGGCGGAGCAGCGCAAGGTGGAACGCGCGATTGAACGCCCCCACTCCGACGCCGTGCGCGTTGGTCACTTCGTCTAGCTGCGCCAGCGTCTGCATCGCCACCGTGCGCTCCTCGTCGGTCGCGCGCTCCGCGGCCAGCGCCGCCACCTGCGGCTCCAGCTTCAGACGCAATGCATAGACCTCCTCGGCCTCCGCGATCGACAATTCGCGCACGAAATAGCCGCGATTGGCGCGCGACCGCACCAGTCCTTCCTGCTCCAGCCGGGTCAGCGCCTCGCGCAGCGGGATCTTGCTGACGCCCAGTTCGGCCGCGAGCGCATCCTGCCGGATCGCCCGATCGACATCGACCTGCCCGGCCAGTATCCGGTCGCGGACCAGATCGACGAGCTGTTCGGAAAGATTGCGGACGATGATACCGGTCATGTGATGTGCCCTGCCCGGCCGTGACTTACCGGAGCCGAACACTTAAACCGCTCGCGCTCGCACACGCAACTGCGCCTCACCCGAACCGCACCAGATCGAACGGCGCAAGATCGAACCCCGGCGCCTGCCCATGCAGGAGCGCCGCCAGTGCCTCGCCGCTCGTCGCCGACAGCGTAAGGCCGAGGTGCTGGTGCCCGAACGCATATGCGACCGCGCCACGCCGTCCGATCGCAGGCAGGTAATCCGGCAAGGTCGGCCGTGCTCCGATCCACGGGGCGACCGGCCCCCGCAAGGAAAGCCCCAGCGCCGCGACATGCGCACGCAACCGGGTCCACTTGCGCGGGTCGGGCGGCGTGTCCACGGCGGCGAACTCCACGATGCTCGCCGCGCGCAGCCGTCCCGTAAACCGCGTGACGATCATCGCGCGATCCTCGAACACCACCGGTGGCATGTCGGCGGGCCAGTCGCCCGGATCGCCTTCGATATGGTAACCGCGCTCCGCGATCAGCGGCGCGCGCAGTCCCAGCGGCGCGACCAATGCCGCCGACGCCGCGCCCGCCGCGACCACCGCGACCTCGGCGTCGAGCGTCGCGCCATCGTCAAGCGTCACGCGTGCGCGTTCGTCACGATCCGCGATCGCACGCACACGCCCGTGCACCATCACGCCGCCCGCCGCGACGAACCGCGCGACCAGCAGCTCGCCCAGCGCCCCCGTGTCGGCGATCTGTCCGCTGCCCTCGAACCGGATCGCCCCGGCGATCGGCACCCGCGTCAGCGCCTGCAAGCGCGCGACCTCCGTCGTGCTCGCATCGCGTACCGTCGCGGTGCCGGTGTCCGCGATATGCCACGCCGCACGACCGCGAGTAGCGCTCTCGGGCGTTTCCCACACGACGAAATGCCCATCGATGCGCAGCAACTCCGGCGCGCCGGCCTCGTCCAGCACGCGTCGCCACGCCGGGATCGCGGTCGCCAGCGCCGCGGTCAGCGCCGTCTTCCCGCGCGCGAACCGCGCCGGCAGGCTGGCGCGCAGCATTCGCAGGCTGAACGGCAGCCATGTCGCGAAGGCGCGCGGCGGCAACGCCAGCGCCCCGCCGCGCGAGAACAGCCGCCTCGGCACGCTCCGCACCGTCGCCAGCGACGCGAGCGGCTCGACCTGCTCGACCGCAAGGTGCCCGGCGTTCCCCCACGACGCCCCGCGCCACGGCGCATCGGGTGCGACGATCGTCACCTGCGTCCCGCGCCGTTGCAGCGCGATCGCGACGTTCAGCCCGACCACGCCGTTGCCGACGACGATCGCGGTCTTCGTCATGCGGTCGCCCGCGCCAGGCTGCGCGCGCGACCATAGGCGAGGTAGAACGCCACCCCCAGCACGTTCCACAGCGCGAACCGGATCAGCGTGTGCGTCGGCAAGCTGATCAGCAGGTAGACGCAGCCGAGGATCGCCAGCGTTCCCACCACGAACGGTGCCGGGCAACGGAACACGCGCGGCATCTCCGGCGCGCGTCGCCGCAGCACCATCATGCACGCCGCCACCGCGATGAACGCCAGCAGCGTGCCGGCATTGGCCAGTTCGGCGATCTCGTCGAGCCGGAAGAACCCGGCCACCGCCGCCACGAACACGCCCGTCACCATCGTCACCAGCGTCGGCGAACCGGTGCGCGCCGACACGCGACTCAGGCTGCGCGGCAGCAGCCCGTCGCGCGACATCACGAAGAAGATCCGGCTCTGCCCGTACATCATCACCAGGATCACCGACGGTAGCGCGATCAGCGCCGCCAGCCCGATCGCCCATGCCGCGAACGGATGCTGGAGCGTCCGCAGCACGTAGGCCAGCGGCTCCGCGGAATGGCCGAGGTCGACGTAGCTGACCGCCCCGATCGCGGCGACCGCCACGCCCATGTAGATCGCGGTGCACGCCGCCATCGATCCGATGATGCCGATCGTCAGGTCGCGACCGGGATTGCGGGCCTCCTCCGCAGAGGTCGCCACCGCATCGAAACCGTAGAAGGCGAAGAACACGATCGCCGCCGCGGCCATCACCCCGCGCGTCGCGCCGCCCTCGACATGACTGCCGAAGCCGTACGGCATGAACGGCTCGAAGTTATGGCCCGAGAACGCCGGCATCGCGAAGAAGACGAACACCGCCAGCGCGACCATCTTGATCGCGACAAGCACGATGTTGAACGTCGCACTCTCCTTGGTGCCCGCGACCAGCATCGCGGCGATCCCCAGCGCGACCAGCACCGCCGGAAGGTTCACGATCCCGCCACCATGCGGCCCCGACAGCAGCATTTCGGGCAGATTCACGCCCACGCTCTGCAACCAGCCGACCAGATACGCGGACCAGCCGACCGCCACGGTCGAGCAGGCCAGCGAATATTCGAGGATCAGGCTCCACCCGACCACCCACGCGACGCTCTCGCCAATGACCGAATAAGTATAGGTATAGGCGCTGCCCGCGGTCGGGATCAGCGTCGCCATCTCGGCATAGGCGAGCGCCGCACACGCGCACACCGCACCGGCGATCGCGAACGACAGGATCACCGCCGGCCCGGCGCGATCCGCGCCCACGCCCGTCAACGTGTAGATACCGGTGCCGACGATCGCGCCAATGCCCAGCGCAATCAGGTGCGGCCAGCTCAGCGTCTTGCGCAGCTTGCGCTCCGGGTCCGCGTCGCCTGCGTCGAGCGACTTCAGCGGCCCCCAAATTCCTCGTGCCACGCGCCCCTCCTTCTTCTGTTATCTCTCCGCCAGTGCGAGTGGAGCGAAGCAATCGAACGTCCAGCGCGTGACGCTCCGGGTTGCTTCGCCACGCTCGCCATGACGATGCATCACACCACCGTGAACCCGCTCCAGAACGGGTCCTCGCGATCGATCCAGATCGTGTTGAAGCCGGTCGCGATCGCCGAGCCTTCGATCGACGGCACGATCGCCGGCTGCTCGCCGATCATCGTCTCCGCCTCGACACGCCCGATGAAGCGGCTACCGATGTAGCTTTCGTGGACGAAGCGGTCGCCGACCCTCAGCCGCCCGGTCGCCGCCAGATGCGCGAGCCGCGCCGACGTTCCGGTTCCGCACGGGCTGCGATCGATCGCGCGCTCGCCATAGAATACGGCGTTGCGCCCGTCGGCGCCCTCGCCCTTCGGCTTGTCAGCCCACAGCACATGGCTGACCCCGCGGATCGTCGGCTCCGCCGGATGCACGGGTTCGTAGATGTCACGCACCATCGCGCGGATCGTGCGGCTCAGCTCCACGATCCGCGCCGCGCCAAGCTCGTCCAGCCCGGCGTATGCGCCCTGCGGTTCGATGATCGCGTAGTAATTGCCGCCATAGGCGACGTCGATCGAGAGCGGTCCGAACCCCGGAACGTCGATCCGCAACCCGCGCGTTGCGACATACGCGGGCACGTTGCGGATCTTCACCGATCGCACGCGGTCTCCGTCGGCGAGGTAATCGATCTCGATCACGCCGGCCGGCACCTCGACGCGCAGCCGGCCCGGCGTCCGTGGGGTGATCAGGCCGTTCTCCAGCCCGAACGTGATCATCCCGATCGTGCCATGCCCGCACATCGGCAGGCACCCCGACGTCTCGATGAACAGGATCGCGGCATCCGCGTCACCGCACGGCGGATACAGAAACCCGCCCGACATCATGTCGTGCCCGCGCGGCTCGAAGCACAGCCCGGTGCGGATCCAGTCGAACCGCGCCAGGAAGTCCTGCCGCCGCTCCGCCATGCTGGCGCCGCGCAGCAGCGGGGCGCCCCCGGCCACCAGGCGGACCGGATTGCCCGCCGTATGGCCATCGATGCAGAAGAACGTGTGGCGCATCAGGCGGCGAGTGCCGCCTTCAGCACAGGACGCGTCGCGGCGCACTTTTCGACCATCGCGATCACCTCGGCGCGGCGTGCGCCTTCAAGCGGCAGGCGCGGCAGACGCACCCGCTCCGAACCACGGCCCATGATCTCCTCGGCCAGCTTGATCGACTGCACCAGATCGTGCTCGGCATCGAGATGCAGCAGCGGCATGAACCACCGATAGATGCGCCGCGCCTCTTCCCAGTCGCCACGATAAACCGCCGCGATCAGCGCCACCGACTCCTGCGGGAACGCGCTGGTCAGCCCCGACACCCAGCCGCTGGCGCCCAGCAACATGCCCTCCAGCGCGACGTCGTCGAGCCCGGCCATCACGACGTAGCGGTCGCCAAAGCGATTGATCACGTCGGTGAAGCGACGCGGATCGGGCGCGCTCTCCTTGACCGCGACGATGTTCCTGACCGGCTCCAGCAGCTCGAGCGTCGCGAAATCCACGGAAACGCGGTACGCAGGCGGGTTGTTGTACAGCATGATCGGCAGGCCGGTCGCTTCCGCCACCGTACGGAAATGCGTCGCCAGTTCGTTCGGCGTCGGCACATAGACCATCGCGGGCAGCAGCATCAGCGCGTCCACGCCGATCTCCTCGACCTCCTGCGCGAACGCGGCCGCACGTCCGGTCGTGAATTCGGAAACGCCGCACACCAGCGGCACGCGTCCACCGACCGCTTCGACGCCCGCGCGCAGCACCGCATGCTTCTCGGCGACATCCAGCGAGTTGTTCTCGCCGCAGGTGCCGAGCAGGATCAGTCCGTCGACCCCGTCCTCCACCAGAGCGACCAGACCGCGCTGCGTCGCATCGATATCCACCGACCCGTCAGCCGCGAACTGCGTCGTTGCCGCGGGGTAGACGCCCGTCCACATGCTCGAACCAGAAACCACATCGTCCTCCATGACCATGAGTTTCGTATACGATATAAAATGGTGCCTGCAAAGCACTTTCGCGGGAAAATACTGCGAACCGTGCGCTACATCTCCCCGCGTGCGCGGCGGATCGCGTACCATTTCTTCACGTTAGCGTTATGCTCTGCCAACGTGTCGGCGAAGACGTGCCCGCCCGTCCCGTCGGCGACGAAATACAGCGCCTTCGACGCCGCCGGATCGAGCACCGCATCGATCGACAATTTCCCGGGATTGGCGATCGGCTCGATCGGCAGCCCGGCCTCGGCGTAGGTGTTATAGCCGTTCTTCGCGCGCAGTTCCGATTGGCGGATGCGCCGCCCCAGTGGTCGCCCCTTCGTGATCGGGTAAATGACGGTCGGATCGGCTTGCAGCGGCATACCCAGCCGCAGCCGGTTGCCATAGACCGCCGCCACCGTCCGCCGCTCGGCCGGCTTGCCGGTTTCCTTCTCGACGATCGAGGCCAGGATGATCGCCTGCGCGGGCGTCTTGACCACCGCGCCGGGCTTGCGCGCGTTCCACGCGGTAGCGAGATAGTCCTTCATCGCCGTCTGCATCCGCGCGAGCACTGCGCCGCGCGCTTCGTCGCGCTCGAACGCATAGCCGCCCGGCAACACCGATCCTTCGGCCGGCACCTTCACGTCGCCGCGCAGCGCCTGCGCCTTGATCAGCACGTCGCGGACCATCACCGACGGCAGCCCTTCCGGAATCACCACCAGCCGCTGCACCGCCTTGCCGCCCTGCAGGATCTCCAGCACCTGCGCCGCGCTGGCGTGGTCGGGAAAGGCATATTCGCCGGCCTTGATCGGCGCGCCCGACCCGAACACGCGC
The genomic region above belongs to Sphingomonas phyllosphaerae 5.2 and contains:
- a CDS encoding S9 family peptidase, whose amino-acid sequence is MRRALLALALLAAPALAETDPRITRSIALRDEWQWLTRDIAFPATWDADGRRFHYRKTVAGGFAFVDVDAATREKTAAFDAAALARGLGKALGRTVDPLGLPFEEFAFEDGRRAIGFAIGYEAWRCTLADFACARADEPHKRPRGFGVVRDLKVPALNTPQRSPDGAWEALVIDDNLVVRRAGGGAEAWRSQDGSAGDFYDPETIAWSPDSRHVALYRVRPGYRRIVTRVVSSPPGQVQPVLAEQLYPKPGDAIDQERPVLFDAATGRRTEVDDALFPNPWQLGDIAWRKDGRSFAFGYLRRGFQHAKVVAVDAATGAAHAAVSEDAATFVFNDRRFAHDVKGEGHELIWASERDGWRHLYLVDAATGRVKRQITRGKWVVRDIARVDDDQRRIWFSAGGVTPGEDPYHKHWFRVDFDGRNLTRLTSGDETHEARFSPDGRSFVDVHSRTDVPEVADLRDATSGAVIATLERGDVRALTAAGYRPPEPFVAKGRDGATDIYGLVVRPRDYDPAKRYAVVENIYAGPHDSFVPKGYWPFGAFSGGDKAMGMQQIADLGFIVVMIDGMGTANRSKAFHDVAWKNLADSGFPDRIAWMKALAAKDAAVDLSRVGIYGGSAGGQSTLNALLFHPDFYKAGVAFAGCFDNRMDKIDWNEQWLGWPVNQSYLDASGVVHAGQLQGKLLLVTGEQDSNVDPASTMQVVDALLRAGKDFEMLMVPNGEHTTGRSTWPLAYGQRREYDFFLRTLGGAR
- a CDS encoding glycoside hydrolase family 2 TIM barrel-domain containing protein; translation: MTGRVALGVLVSTLAIAHATAQTPGPAEWERPEVIRIGAEPMHATFDGFETTRAALHADPARSRYHLSLDGQWQFHHSPDPEARPIGFERPDYDISGWVTIAVPGMLQAEGQGTPVFVGAGYPFPMNQPWIDHKLNEVGSYRRDVVVPAHFAGRRLLLTVGAAGAAYYLWVNGQRIGYSEDSKLPAEFDVTAAIHAGRNTVAIELYRYADGSYLEDQDFWRVNGIERSVTLYAAPATHLRDVDVRAGLANGYRDGTLGLTVAVAGEDAATRVRASVRDRGRVLLTREGVPDAQRNVRLEGTLPAVRAWSAETPELYTLLVELLDARGRVVEATARRIGFRTVEIAAGEVRVNGRRIMIRGVNRHEHDPRTFHVVSEATLRRDLELMKAANINAVRASHYPNDPRLYDLADEMGLYVMDEANIESHGYLAKAQQNGDPGHTLLGYKPEWQAAHLDRVERMVERDKNHPSIIFWSLGNETGVGSSFEAAAKWVKARDDTRLVNFLGYSMSGWRHPTNAYVDIFAPMYDDVEKLVDYAERPEFTQPLILCEYAHAMGNSLGNFQDYWDVIHAHKKLQGGFIWDWVDQTIIRKDAQGREYWAQGRDFVPDGDDSPVGDGVIRSDRTPDPEYHELAKVYAPIAFERSGGGYVVVNRHDHIDLSRFTLDYAVLEDGREVARGAVTVPQVAPGARAPLALALPATRDAGAELMLVLRARATKGAIPLVAAGHVVAWEQFALTPPRTPAAAAGSVAPIDAGDVWRMTARDSVLEIDKVTGLVRRYARGGATLLTGGAPDFWRAPTDNDVGTGTTKSHKMWEQFSSNRRLDALAVDGAAIVVTHDMGVGSVKVVTRWTMDEAGQARAAVRFVPLRDDLPDPPRVGVQFRMPAVLDRIHWYGRGPWESYADRKSAALIGEWRGMLADQYHGYARPQESGTKQDVRWIDVMRSDGVGVRVAGDRPLAVNALPFPYADLMEKPASQAHSSDIRPHGDGTLLIDAAQSGVGGDTGWSLDGRPHMKYRVPLKPIDWTFTLGAAR